A window of Roseobacter fucihabitans genomic DNA:
TCAGACCGTAAACCTCACCATCAATCACACGGCGCGTCAGGTCGATCCCATTGACGATATTGCCCCATTGATCCGACCCCCCCATCTGCAACACACAGCCGTAGCGGCGATGAAGTTCCATAAAATCATAAGCTTGCAGGATCATATAATTGAATTCGAGAAACGACAGAGATTGCTCCCGATCCAGCCGCGATTTGACGCTCTCAAAAGACAACATCCGGTTGATCGAGAAATGCCGCCCGATGTCGCGCAGGAACTCGAGGTAATTCAACCCGTCCAGCCATTCGGCATTGTTGATCATCATCGCGTCTGAGGCACCATCACCATAGGTCAGATAGGCGCTGAACACCTTTTTGATGCCCGCGATATTGTCGTCAATCGCCTGCGCATCAAGGAGCGGGCGTTCATCGGCGCGAAACGACGGATCGCCCACTTTGGTGGTGCCGCCCCCCATCAGCGTGATCGGCTTATTGCCAGTTTTTTGCAACCAGCGCAGCATCATGATCTGAATAAGCGAGCCCACATGCAGGGATTTCGCTGTGGCATCAAAGCCGATATACCCCGGTTGACCACCCTTGAGCAGCGCCTCATCCAAGCCCTGATAATCGGTGCAATCAGCGAGGAAACCGCGCTCCATCATCACGGATACGAAATCTGATTTTGGGTGGTAGGTCATCTTGCTTGCTCTCGCCTTGAATTGCGCCCAACCTATAGGCGCTGGATTGACAAAGGAAAAGGCTTTGAAACGCAGCCTCACGAAAACCGGCCCCGTGACGGCCGTGGGCACCATGAGCGGCACCTCTCTGGACGGGGTGGATGCGGCCGTTTTGCGCACGGATGGTCACCGGATCGAGGGTTTCGGGCGCTCGGGGTATCGCGCCTATACCGCGTCTGAGCAGGCTGTTTTGCGGGAAGGTTTGGGGCAATGGTCGGGTGCGCGCGTCCTGGCGGCAACCGCTGTGGTTGAGCAAGCGCATCTGAGCCTGCTTGAGCAATTTCAAGACGTCGATCTGATCGGTTTTCACGGCCAGACATTGGCCCATGCGCCGCGCACCTGTGGCACCTTGCAGGTCGGGGATGGTGCCGCTTTGGCGCAGGCTCTGGGCTGTCCGGTTGCTTGGGATTTCCGTTCGATGGACGTGGCACAGGGGGGCGAGGGTGCGCCGCTTGCGCCGTTTTTCCACTTCGCCTGCGCCAAATACATCAAGGCCACCGCGCCGCTGGTTTTCTTGAACCTTGGCGGCGTTGGCAACA
This region includes:
- the tyrS gene encoding tyrosine--tRNA ligase produces the protein MTYHPKSDFVSVMMERGFLADCTDYQGLDEALLKGGQPGYIGFDATAKSLHVGSLIQIMMLRWLQKTGNKPITLMGGGTTKVGDPSFRADERPLLDAQAIDDNIAGIKKVFSAYLTYGDGASDAMMINNAEWLDGLNYLEFLRDIGRHFSINRMLSFESVKSRLDREQSLSFLEFNYMILQAYDFMELHRRYGCVLQMGGSDQWGNIVNGIDLTRRVIDGEVYGLTSPLLTTSDGKKMGKSQSGAIWLNPDMLSPYEFWQFWRNTTDADVGRFLKLYTELPVDECERLGALQGSEVNAAKVRLANEITGLLHGPDAATTAELTAREVFEKGGVGDDLPTLTLSASDLGDGISIVQLIVKSGLAGSGKEAKRLIAENGARLDDQPLTNAGLMIDAGALSSPIKLSAGKKRHAMVQLG